ATAAGGTCCAGgttgtaaaagaaaagaaattacttttaaaattgATGTTCACTAGACATGGGAATGATCTCATAAGTGTTGAGGAAAAAGGGAATGCAGTTTATAAAAGTGCTTTCTGCTTTAGCACTGATTAGGGCAAGGTCAGGTCAAGGCTAATTAAGCCACTGAGATGTAGAGTTAGAGGTAGAAACCGATCAAAGGCCCTAGAGCCCGCCATGTTAGTGCACAGGAGTTGGATTGCAACACAACTCTCGAGGCTCTACCATGGTTGCTGTGGTAACAGGCCCGGTGGTTAGAAAGGTGCAAAGACAGAAGGAACGTACCATTTGTACCATTAAGTTTTTGCTTTAGCAGATACAAGCTTCATGCACACCATTTAGAGAGCCTATCACTGATCTGCAGCTGAGGAGTTAAACCTGACAAGTCGCTGTGTGACTCTtagatctttttttaatgtctgcCTTCTCTTGTGCTTCGTCTTACCAGAGGAGAAGCCTGTAGGATTCCGTTTAAAGCCACCAACTCTCATACATGGACAGGCACCAAGTTCAGGTTGGTTTGAGGTTGTGAGCCTTCTTTATTGTGTAATATGTTCTCACACTGACTtgaatgaaatggaaaaaagacTTGAACTTGAACCCAGACTTGCACCCTTTTATATGACTCCTCTTTTTGAAATGGAAATGGTACATCTAGACTTGAACATGTAGACCCAGAACATCTCATTGTGTTCAAAAAGTATGAGACAAGTTGGCTCTGTTGCAGGCGTCCCAAGTCAGAAACCCAAGGAGCAGCAACGCAGTGTCCTCCGCCCTGCAGTTCTCCAGGCGCCGCCCTCTAAATCACATATAGAGTCCAGTGAGTGCAGCCTGAAGTCACCTGCACTCATTAGTTGATACATTctcaaaaatctttaaaaaaaaaattgtctgaTAATGCATTCAACTTTGAATATTTATAACTTGCGTAGTGCAAGCGCATAGTGTGTTTTTAGCATGTGCCTTGGAagctgtaaaaaatatataaataagaaaCTAAAAAGTAAATTATCTTTATCCTTGCTGTCTGTTCATTTAGATTCCACTTGTGGAACCAACGGTGTGAAAAAGTCATCCGATGGGGCATCTGTGACCCAGTCCTTCTTCCTGAACAACACAGAGCACTCAGCCACCCTGGCTAAGTCACAGGTCAGGAGTGGccaaatcttattttttttttaatcttataaTCAAGGGCTTGGTATCAATAAACAATGCCAGTCAGTTAAGTACAGGCTTTGTTTAAGGCATTAGACAGAAAGATTTGTGGTCATTTCTGTGCTCCTCTGTAATGAGGAAGTATATTGAGTCTGGTATTCATAAAAACTTAGGCACATGTTAGATATCAAAAGATTCACTGTATTGCAAGTGAAATTCGTAAGTAAAAGTTGCTTTTATTCTTCTCGGCAGTGTTGAAAGCATTGTTGTAGAACTGGCATtgtacagaaaaatacagacAAATTACCCTGGTGCTTATTTTGGTTCCCATTTTAGAAACATGAAAATGAGGAAGATGGAGCAAGTGGTAACAAAGACGGAGACGAAAGAGAGAAGAAGGAGACAGATGTAGCAATATCTTTTGTGTTTGGTCAGAATATTAAAGACAGAGCAAAGGTGGGTTGTTTTCCACTTGTCTTACacctgtttttttaatatacattgAGCGTGCAAACTTGAGGATACAAACAGATATGCACAGTTAAATGTGGCAGACAGAGGAGGGGCTTTTACACATTTGAGGTGATACTCTGAATAATGAGTTACATTTTTATAGTCtacatttaatgtttaatttgtgaCTTCTAAGCATTTCTATACCAAAACTATGTCAAGGGTCTCAGGTCCTTTGCTAAGAGATTTCCTGTAGTGTTTAGTGATTTCAGTTCCTGATAAGAGGTGCATTTTCTGTGGTGTTTTGTGCAATATCTGAAATAATTCAGTAGAATTTTGTGGTCAGTCTGGAACTATTGTTGCAGGAATGTTTGTACAACATTTTGGAAATTGTCACTCGCTTGCTATGCTGTATGTTAGTCAGGAGCTTCATTAATGTggatttataaatgttttttggtCTTGCCATTTCATTATGCATATATCCAAATGTAACACTTTTTTTCCTCTAGTTGGAAGAGAACAGTACAGAAGGCAAGTCAAAGGATGGTGTGCCGCTGGACTCTCAATCAGAGGGCACTAATTATTTCTTACAGTACATTTCTACCCCAAGGTAATAAAATTGTGTCCTCCTTCGAGTATTTTTAGCAACTCATCTTCATTCGTAATTAACTTCCAtcaactattttttttctttctttcctgtgtCCTTTCAGTTCAGAAAATGCCGCAAACAGTACAGACAGTGGGGCAAAATTTGTTTTTGGGCAGAACATGTCTGAACGAGTTCTGGTGAGTTGATGCAACATGTTGTCTGCCATAAACTCCTGATAATTAAGCTTAGAAACAGTTTCAATCATCAgctttgttgtgttttcagagtCCCCCGAAGGGCGAGTCCTCAAATGAGGAAAATAAAGAAGTTTCAGCTGCCCCTGCTTCAGAGCCCTCATCACAGGAAACCACCCCAGAGAAGGGTAAAAGCACAACCACactaattattaaaaaagtgtttgtttggCTTGTCTACTAATAGAGATACGCTTGGCTGCACTCTGGAGATCACtacaaacaacaaaagcaagACCGTGGACGGTTAAATAAGCAGTTCAACAGAAATGTGACATTGAAATTATAATATAACAGAAATAGTCACTGAAATATGTCTTATCTATTCCATATGTAATGTTAAGTCTTTAATATCTGCATCAGATTTAGTTGGGAGCTAGGGTTTTATTAGCACTCCATAAAGAGCTGTGGGTGTAATAAATACATCTGTGATTTGAGTTGCAAATTTAAAACCACTAGCATGGCTCAAAATTGTACGTGCATATGCATGGTAGTGCTCCTAAAATTTGCCTGATGGCCCGGGGCCAGTAAAACAGTATGTCGGGCAAGTTGAATGGCCAGCTGCTGGCCCGTTCAGGCCAGTGATATTGTTTGTGCAAATCAAAGTTACTAGTAAGTTATTTGTTGCTAACGCTTGGTGCTCCACTATCGAACGTTGATTAGAAATGGAGTTCGCTGAAGTCAAccaactagagatgcaccgattacaattttctaggccgattcagatttttcattgagtttgacttGCCGATACGATTtcatttttctaaccactttacagcacacacaaatatttattttctatcttttctttaatagaacattttacattttgcatagaacattttttgaacagataatcaatcgctataaaatagaactatataaattactcctggtgtgggaaattcacacacatctaaagtgcaatgttatggaagaaccatttccttcttttcacatccaatatccaactaaaaaaatgtgatatatttagcaaactaaacttctgtatgaaaACGTATGTAATGGTAATATATaaactttttccttgcaggtgttgcatattgcaaacttgttatcttcttcaaacacgctgaagaatttccaaacagctgacatgttgcaggttaattcacaaGGTTTCCTACATGTGCGTTCCGTGTGCACATGTGatgctgatgttgcgcgatgttAATCATGCGGCGCCCAAGTGCAtttgtacaaaaggccgtcatGTTaagagtgcatgtcggagaatagcgcggacacgtgCTTCACACCGCGTGCGGGCACGCACGCCACCcggcagaaaagggagagaaaggaaaaagagaccaGAGGATAACTAGCCAGTGGAGATTGCTTGTatgtgcgtccttgagaactgtaagtcgtataacttatgttgtcagttcattgttagctggtgattttgttgttagtgttcttcacctgctagctaggtTGCACATGGCTGTTGATTCGATATAATGGCGATTGCTGAACGCCCTtgctcacgtttgtattttatgtgcattatttacatgctacagtagttacactacattaaaggggtggttcagaattttggacataggacctcatttccaagttagccagtgtgttatttatcagtggagaccgttttaaACTCTTTTCattcagtccttccagttgcagagttcgctggtgctaggctagctcaagtcaacagtatctgctagcctgccactaaaaacaaatagggcaaataaattataacgccagactatcgatgtaaatgtatgtgttgatagaataatgttagaaataaaactacccttgcatcgcattgcaatagttatactttgttccctgtagttggtagcataggcaacagcagcggcggagtgatattaGTGATGAAAGCcggtttccatgacaatcacacaagtttatttacctgccgctgcaatttgcatgtaaactgtccaaGCTTAGCTacatgacttttctgtcagcaattgcctaaagttagcggttagcccagccaggtatctaccaaaagtgtagctataccgttagctaacgttgtcactctccacaatgcattgaactgtaacgttatcgccactaacgttgtcagtctcaatctatcagtagcagctaggctaacgttatgaaaggggctagctttattagctagagtagcctaccaaaagttattacctgttcatcagtagctgttggtgcatctggaaagacggatggaaccgcattcgttgtcagtgacttgtggtccttttaGATTGCagggtttttcaaagtcgtctggactaaaatgatcactacacattcgccacttgagtagagtctccaccttgatgtccaagccagcagcaagaagccacagttggttcctttctggatctcccaatggaaatttgtggaaactttgtggtgcccatctgtttgatttatttttacaatgtctaaatgcacactgaatcaccatgttgcatagtccttagtttccaatccaatgcttcaataccactgtactaggctactactaggtgtcccgactgtagtgcgcttctctgtttacttttcggTGCTgtactactaaccggagcaaATTAAAATTCCACCGCTGCTAAGAAaatagtccctcaaaatgtaatgtgatcattgagatgcaagggtagttttatttctaacattattctatcaacacagacatttacatcgatagtctggcgttataatttatttgcctcgggtgtactgtggagtaggtaagactgtttttagtggcaggctagcagatactgttgacttgagctagcctagcaccagcgaactctgcaactggaaggactggatgaaaagagtttaaaacggtctccactgataaataacacactggctaacttggaaatgaggttttatgtccaaaattctgaaccacccctttaagatattgtaatagtgggtttattgttatttgctagcctatatataattcctatgcattgtgtatggtagcctttacaatgttatttatttacagcatttgaccagcataaaatcggcatatgtcagactgaccggccgATCGCCGGTCATGCCCGATCACGTGAAAActggccaattccggtcaccagccggtcagTCAGTGCATCTCTACAACAAACGACTCTAGCACCTGCCACAAAAAGTCCACACATGCTGTGGACCTTCAGTAGCGGCTGCAGCAACTCAAACCCAGCTAGTCCGGAGCTGCTGTCCGCTCTCCTCCTTTGCTGGGAGCTATTTTGTAATATTAGCTGCAGCaactgctgtttgctgctgtctGCTCTCCTCCTCCCAGCGAATTAGTCTCCTAGAGGCTGGGAGTTCAGCAGAGGGTGTGCTAATAATtactagctaatgttagctaactgcATAGTAAGCTTCCCCAGTGCTGCGTTCAAACGCTGTCAGAAATTTTACaatcatttcaaaatgaatgcGTAAAATAGCCCAGTAAACATGGCGGGGAAATATTCAGGTTACTACAATATGAACACGAAGAGGAAACCCACTGATGGCTGTAATTTTACCTTAAATATCTGATATTTTCCTGATCAGCgtgtcttcttctctttttgtaACATTGTGGAAAATTAGCTTAATGTTGCATAATTTAAGAACCATAATTATATATACCAAAACCATATCACAAACATTATCAATGATTGctcttttttccccaaaatacacaaaattgATTCTTGATCTAGATAAGATAATCCCACACAGGGAAAATTCCTttgttgcagcagcagaaaaattcacacatcagaataacacaaatacacattaaatagacaTTGGGGATAAAAGAATATACAGAAAGTATTATAagaaatgggggaaaaaaattaatttgttgttattattattattattataataatacttattattattataataataataataatactacaaaCGTTTTTACACTATAAACATCCTTATAtaaacagtgtatatatatattcacagaTAAATagatgagtaaggtgcggatgaatagaaatgatatattgcacagtaggaggtgacacagtaataaatacacatgcatagtgcagaatattgtcaaGTGATGGCTCATGTTGCAGAatcagctagcagtgctacattataaTGTTGTATTAtagagtctgactgctgctggaatgaaggacTTGCGGTAGTGCTCCATCTGCACGTGTGTAGTGAAAATTACTTAGCTCACTAGAAAAGTCATCTGTTTGTTTTAGGGAAAAGTAATTCATTACAATTCTGTTTTGATAGCTGTTTACATCAATGGTATTCAtggctatatatttttttgtttttatgagaatgacatttatttgattttatgATCTAGTTATAATCAAGGTCAATGTGATAACACAAATTGGCAGTCGTAGTTAGGCAGTAGTTATACGTGACCTAGTGAGATAATACTGTACATCATTTTTTGACAGTATCTTTTAGTGACTGTCCTCTTTGTCCAATGACAATGAAGACATTCAGCAGCTGCTGTGTGCACAAACATTCATTAATATGAGCTGAAGTGTCTGCAAATGATCTGCAGCGGATTGTGCAGCTCCTGTGTTAAGTGACGGAGTTCCAGCCTGGGTCTTTCATTATCACCTGTCAGAACTAGATTTTGCAGagagggttttttttgtgtcactGCAAGAACGATATGGGAGTGAGAGGAGACTCAAACTGACACATTGGTTTTTGATAAAAATCTTAAACACCAAATGTTAGCTCCAGCTAGGTGCAGATTTCTCACCACTGTATTTTATCTCAACAGTGAACAGCGTGTCAGAGTCTTTGGAGGAGTCTGCAGCAGCTTACACCAAAGCCACAGCCAAGAAGTGCATCTTAGAGAAAGTTGACGTCAAAACTGGAGAGGAATCAGAAAGCAATGTTTTGCAGGTAGAAGGCAAGCTCTCTTGcttcaacacatacagtaaataaatgtggCAGAGCAAGCAATacagttcttgtttttttgtcactctcTCTTCAGATGCAGTGCAAGTTATATGTTTTTGAGAAGACGGCTCAGTCGTGGATAGAGAGAGGTCGAGGTTTGCTGAGGCTCAACGACATGGCATCAACAGACGACGGCACGCTACAGTCCCGTCTAGgtaaacacacctgcagaaaCTTTTTGGGACTAAAAACCCATCAAAAAAAGtgccttttttttctgaaaagttGTAATGCAAAACATCCTATTAGATCATAGGCTCATACTAGATAACATTTCTGATCTTGGTAGATTGATGATATTTAGATTAACACAAAACTAGCACAATAAAATCTTGTCAAACATCCTCACATATGTGTCACTTTGGAAAGGACACATGCTGGGTAGGTAGATAAAATAGATACAATTTAATAGTAGTTATTTTCTTTCATGACAAGAACTCGCAGCACTACATTGAGTCATGTAGAATACCATAGACAAAAATGCTGCTTGGGCCTGTACTTCATTGCTGTTCTGTGTGTTTAAACCCTTCTAGTGATGAGGACCCAGGGCAGCCTCCGGTTGATCCTCAACACTAAACTTTGGCCCCAGATGCAGGTGGACAAGGCCAGCGAGAAGAGTGTACGAATCACTGCCATGGACACAGAGGACCAGGGTGTCAAGGTCTTCCTAATATCGGTATGTATCACCAAACATAATACTGGAGTTATATATACTGGAGAAAACCTTTCTTCCCTTATACAAATGCAAAAAGACTAAAACATGCGACAAGCAAGCGGGAAAGTCAAAGCCCAAGCCATGACGAAACAGGAAATATATTGCAAATTACTTCTATGGTCTAATGTAAATTAAGCCAAGAAATTGCCAGCCAGGAGGAGTCAGCACCAGTTACAGCTCCTCTCATTAACGTTAATGACACAGATGTACATCCAGATGCCATATATGATGACAGCCCTCGGCGGTTACAAGGCTTGACTTTCTCAACAGCCTGCAAGGTTTTTCTTAGGATAATGGTGAAATCTATCCAGAGTGGGTCAAACTGACCAAGGTAGCCATCGTAATTACCGTCTCCAGTGTGCCAGCAGAAAGATGCTTCTCCCTGCAGAATCGCATCAAAACAGCGCGGCGGCGCCTTGGGGAAGGCCGTCATGCGCATAGCGAGTTGCAGAGAGACACTTGTTTACAGTTATTTTGATTCAAGTTTGTACTTTATAATTTTATGAGCCAGTTTGTACTGTAGTTTGTATTGTTTAATTTCCTCTGCCTAGCAAATGGAAGATAGTCCTATTTTAATTCAGATTGGCCCTGTAAAATGTCATGTGCATTGATTTAATTATTTTGGCCTCTCTGCCTGTAgcaagtaggctacatttcaaTAAAACCGTATAGATCTATTTCCCTTGATGATATAGCCTGCCAATCGAATGTTTTTAAGCgcaataaacagaaaatatttgacCAGAATTTTTACCAATTGACGGTAAAATTAAACGTCATCAATTCTTTTTAGTGGAAACACTGGTTGTAGCACAAGCAGGACAGAAACTGAAAGCTTTCTCATAACTCAActcctccctcttctctttcaAGACATCATGAGCCTGGTTATATCTGCATGCAGCTGGCTAG
This is a stretch of genomic DNA from Sander vitreus isolate 19-12246 chromosome 12, sanVit1, whole genome shotgun sequence. It encodes these proteins:
- the ranbp3b gene encoding ran-binding protein 3b isoform X2 — its product is MADLANEDKPAIAPPVFVFQKDKAQKRSAEGSSAEDGEDSDKDEGSYCPPMKRERTSSFPPPHSEEKPVGFRLKPPTLIHGQAPSSGVPSQKPKEQQRSVLRPAVLQAPPSKSHIESNSTCGTNGVKKSSDGASVTQSFFLNNTEHSATLAKSQKHENEEDGASGNKDGDEREKKETDVAISFVFGQNIKDRAKLEENSTEGKSKDGVPLDSQSEGTNYFLQYISTPSSENAANSTDSGAKFVFGQNMSERVLSPPKGESSNEENKEVSAAPASEPSSQETTPEKVNSVSESLEESAAAYTKATAKKCILEKVDVKTGEESESNVLQMQCKLYVFEKTAQSWIERGRGLLRLNDMASTDDGTLQSRLVMRTQGSLRLILNTKLWPQMQVDKASEKSVRITAMDTEDQGVKVFLISGSSKDIGQLAAALHHRILALKSRAEQEPETPTTTIPDAEVPQSNEDDSDEEDNASASASASTPATSNSEGGESQATGST
- the ranbp3b gene encoding ran-binding protein 3b isoform X4, with product MADLANEDKPAIAPPVFVFQKDKAQKRSAEGSSAEDGEDSDKDEGSYCPPMKRERTSSFPPPHSVPKNNVFMPSSFCQSPTGNSDSEPEEKPVGFRLKPPTLIHGQAPSSGVPSQKPKEQQRSVLRPAVLQAPPSKSHIESNSTCGTNGVKKSSDGASVTQSFFLNNTEHSATLAKSQLEENSTEGKSKDGVPLDSQSEGTNYFLQYISTPSSENAANSTDSGAKFVFGQNMSERVLSPPKGESSNEENKEVSAAPASEPSSQETTPEKVNSVSESLEESAAAYTKATAKKCILEKVDVKTGEESESNVLQMQCKLYVFEKTAQSWIERGRGLLRLNDMASTDDGTLQSRLVMRTQGSLRLILNTKLWPQMQVDKASEKSVRITAMDTEDQGVKVFLISGSSKDIGQLAAALHHRILALKSRAEQEPETPTTTIPDAEVPQSNEDDSDEEDNASASASASTPATSNSEGGESQATGST
- the ranbp3b gene encoding ran-binding protein 3b isoform X1, whose translation is MADLANEDKPAIAPPVFVFQKDKAQKRSAEGSSAEDGEDSDKDEGSYCPPMKRERTSSFPPPHSVPKNNVFMPSSFCQSPTGNSDSEPEEKPVGFRLKPPTLIHGQAPSSGVPSQKPKEQQRSVLRPAVLQAPPSKSHIESNSTCGTNGVKKSSDGASVTQSFFLNNTEHSATLAKSQKHENEEDGASGNKDGDEREKKETDVAISFVFGQNIKDRAKLEENSTEGKSKDGVPLDSQSEGTNYFLQYISTPSSENAANSTDSGAKFVFGQNMSERVLSPPKGESSNEENKEVSAAPASEPSSQETTPEKVNSVSESLEESAAAYTKATAKKCILEKVDVKTGEESESNVLQMQCKLYVFEKTAQSWIERGRGLLRLNDMASTDDGTLQSRLVMRTQGSLRLILNTKLWPQMQVDKASEKSVRITAMDTEDQGVKVFLISGSSKDIGQLAAALHHRILALKSRAEQEPETPTTTIPDAEVPQSNEDDSDEEDNASASASASTPATSNSEGGESQATGST
- the ranbp3b gene encoding ran-binding protein 3b isoform X3, translating into MADLANEDKPAIAPPVFVFQKDKAQKRSAEGSSAEDGEDSDKDEGSYCPPMKRERTSSFPPPHSVPKNNVFMPSSFCQSPTGNSDSEPEEKPVGFRLKPPTLIHGQAPSSDSTCGTNGVKKSSDGASVTQSFFLNNTEHSATLAKSQKHENEEDGASGNKDGDEREKKETDVAISFVFGQNIKDRAKLEENSTEGKSKDGVPLDSQSEGTNYFLQYISTPSSENAANSTDSGAKFVFGQNMSERVLSPPKGESSNEENKEVSAAPASEPSSQETTPEKVNSVSESLEESAAAYTKATAKKCILEKVDVKTGEESESNVLQMQCKLYVFEKTAQSWIERGRGLLRLNDMASTDDGTLQSRLVMRTQGSLRLILNTKLWPQMQVDKASEKSVRITAMDTEDQGVKVFLISGSSKDIGQLAAALHHRILALKSRAEQEPETPTTTIPDAEVPQSNEDDSDEEDNASASASASTPATSNSEGGESQATGST
- the ranbp3b gene encoding ran-binding protein 3b isoform X5 — translated: MADLANEDKPAIAPPVFVFQKDKAQKRSAEGSSAEDGEDSDKDEGSYCPPMKRERTSSFPPPHSEEKPVGFRLKPPTLIHGQAPSSDSTCGTNGVKKSSDGASVTQSFFLNNTEHSATLAKSQKHENEEDGASGNKDGDEREKKETDVAISFVFGQNIKDRAKLEENSTEGKSKDGVPLDSQSEGTNYFLQYISTPSSENAANSTDSGAKFVFGQNMSERVLSPPKGESSNEENKEVSAAPASEPSSQETTPEKVNSVSESLEESAAAYTKATAKKCILEKVDVKTGEESESNVLQMQCKLYVFEKTAQSWIERGRGLLRLNDMASTDDGTLQSRLVMRTQGSLRLILNTKLWPQMQVDKASEKSVRITAMDTEDQGVKVFLISGSSKDIGQLAAALHHRILALKSRAEQEPETPTTTIPDAEVPQSNEDDSDEEDNASASASASTPATSNSEGGESQATGST